In one Steroidobacteraceae bacterium genomic region, the following are encoded:
- a CDS encoding GMC family oxidoreductase N-terminal domain-containing protein, producing MSDDEADLIVVGGGSAGCALAARLAEATRLSILLLEAGRSDRHPFTRIPAATGAAIFNPHFNWMHQIEPDASRNGAIDMWPAGRCLGGGSAINGMMFIRGHAHDFDGWAQGGCLGWAWTDVLPYFRRLERNSRGGDRWRGGDGPVSVADARDDHPLIERWIEAAVQAGIARSADLNGAQQEGVDRVQASQCRGWRHPTSKAYIWSRPRSNLRLRLHTEIVRVVFEGSRAVAVEWIRGGVRGTTRARAGVVLSAGALATPKILMHSGIGPQAELARHGLACHIDASEVGRNLQEHPGIRWQAPVNVPTLNMGLGPLGGLRAFWRLLSKGEGPLTLPIGQAQALVRSSVQSRSPDVQIIMSALAIDVTDRGGWPASAARVDGAIGAMHPCARGYLRLRSADPADKPQIHHQLLGDERDVATLIRGGRLQRRILSQPAFKRFLAGPGSLPDIAASDDEWRDHVRQSAFPMYHPVGTCRMGSDERAVLDPRLHVRGVERLWVADASIMPSLPGANTNAAAIMIGERAADLIREDCQ from the coding sequence TTGAGCGACGATGAGGCCGACTTGATCGTCGTCGGCGGCGGCTCGGCAGGTTGCGCGTTGGCCGCGAGGCTGGCCGAGGCGACCCGTTTGTCCATCTTGCTGCTCGAAGCCGGTCGCTCCGATCGCCATCCCTTCACGCGCATCCCGGCTGCGACCGGTGCTGCGATATTCAACCCGCATTTCAACTGGATGCACCAGATCGAACCGGATGCATCGCGCAACGGCGCGATCGACATGTGGCCGGCCGGCCGCTGCCTGGGTGGCGGCAGCGCCATCAACGGCATGATGTTCATACGCGGCCACGCCCACGATTTCGACGGCTGGGCACAGGGCGGCTGTCTGGGCTGGGCATGGACGGATGTCCTGCCTTATTTCCGCCGCCTGGAGCGCAACTCGCGTGGGGGCGATCGGTGGCGCGGCGGCGATGGACCCGTGTCGGTCGCCGACGCGCGCGATGATCACCCGTTGATCGAACGCTGGATCGAGGCAGCCGTGCAGGCCGGTATCGCGCGCAGCGCGGATCTCAATGGCGCGCAGCAGGAGGGTGTGGATCGGGTGCAGGCGTCGCAGTGTCGTGGCTGGCGCCATCCGACCAGCAAGGCCTACATCTGGTCGCGACCGCGCAGCAACCTGCGGCTGCGCCTGCACACCGAGATCGTGCGGGTCGTATTCGAAGGCAGCCGGGCAGTTGCTGTCGAGTGGATCCGCGGCGGCGTGCGCGGCACGACGCGGGCCCGTGCCGGAGTTGTCTTGAGCGCGGGCGCGCTGGCCACTCCGAAAATCCTCATGCACTCCGGCATTGGACCGCAGGCGGAGCTTGCACGACACGGACTTGCATGCCACATCGATGCGTCGGAGGTCGGGCGCAATCTGCAGGAGCACCCCGGCATCAGGTGGCAAGCGCCGGTCAACGTTCCAACTCTCAACATGGGATTGGGGCCGCTCGGAGGCTTGCGCGCATTCTGGCGATTGCTGAGCAAGGGCGAGGGACCTTTGACCCTCCCCATCGGCCAGGCGCAGGCGCTGGTGCGAAGCTCTGTCCAGAGCCGGTCGCCGGATGTACAGATCATCATGTCAGCCTTGGCCATCGATGTGACCGACAGGGGTGGCTGGCCGGCATCCGCGGCGCGCGTCGACGGCGCGATAGGTGCCATGCATCCCTGCGCTCGTGGCTACCTGCGTCTGCGCAGCGCCGACCCTGCCGACAAGCCGCAGATTCATCACCAGCTGCTGGGCGATGAGCGCGATGTCGCTACACTGATTCGCGGCGGCCGCCTGCAACGGCGAATTCTGTCGCAGCCGGCATTCAAACGGTTTCTCGCAGGACCAGGATCACTGCCGGACATTGCGGCAAGCGACGACGAATGGCGCGATCATGTCCGTCAAAGCGCCTTTCCGATGTACCACCCCGTGGGGACCTGCCGCATGGGGAGCGATGAGCGCGCCGTGCTCGACCCGCGCCTGCATGTGCGTGGCGTCGAGCGCCTGTGGGTCGCGGATGCCTCCATTATGCCGAGCCTGCCTGGCGCCAACACCAACGCCGCGGCCATCATGATCGGCGAGCGAGCGGCCGACCTGATTCGAGAGGATTGTCAATGA
- a CDS encoding threonine/serine dehydratase gives MSAVQPPAADVPTLEQIQDNAARLAPYIVRTPVQPWSVERVPSALVPDFEVQLKLELWQHGGTFKTRGALSNMLGLTAEERLRGVTAMSAGNHAVAVAYAANRLGVPAKLVMQQTANPARRAAALSFGAEILIAADGPSGFALAEDIAAREGRRFIHPFDGKGVALGSGSLGLEWLAQCPDIEAIVVPVGGGGLAGGLSHAVRLAKPACEIYGVEPAGANVMQRSFQAGSAQRFERFSTIADSLAPPMTLELPYRLCRDNLSDLVTVDDDEICRALALLFASMQLAVEPAAATALAGVLGPLRKRLRGRKVAAIVCGTIIDPPTYLALLERGTAALASAVSK, from the coding sequence ATGAGCGCCGTGCAGCCGCCCGCCGCAGACGTACCTACGCTCGAGCAAATTCAAGACAATGCCGCGCGCCTTGCTCCGTATATCGTTCGCACCCCTGTCCAGCCGTGGTCGGTGGAACGAGTGCCATCGGCGCTCGTGCCCGATTTCGAGGTGCAACTGAAGTTAGAACTGTGGCAGCACGGTGGGACTTTCAAGACCCGTGGTGCACTGTCGAACATGCTTGGCCTGACAGCCGAAGAGCGCCTGCGCGGCGTGACCGCCATGAGCGCCGGCAATCACGCGGTTGCCGTTGCCTACGCGGCCAATCGGCTGGGGGTACCTGCCAAACTCGTCATGCAGCAGACCGCGAACCCCGCGCGACGTGCAGCGGCACTGTCATTCGGTGCCGAAATACTCATCGCCGCCGATGGCCCAAGCGGTTTCGCGCTAGCCGAGGATATCGCTGCACGCGAGGGTCGCCGCTTCATCCACCCGTTCGACGGTAAGGGCGTTGCCCTCGGCAGCGGCAGCCTGGGGCTGGAATGGCTGGCGCAATGCCCGGATATCGAGGCAATCGTCGTTCCTGTGGGCGGCGGTGGGCTCGCCGGTGGTCTGAGCCATGCCGTACGCCTCGCGAAACCTGCCTGCGAGATTTACGGTGTGGAGCCCGCAGGCGCCAACGTCATGCAGCGCAGTTTTCAGGCCGGCAGCGCGCAGCGTTTCGAGAGATTCTCGACCATCGCCGACAGCCTCGCGCCGCCCATGACACTCGAGCTGCCGTATCGGCTGTGCCGGGACAATCTCAGCGACCTTGTGACTGTCGACGACGACGAGATCTGCCGCGCTCTGGCACTTCTGTTTGCGAGCATGCAACTTGCCGTCGAACCGGCGGCTGCGACCGCGCTCGCTGGAGTGCTCGGACCGCTACGCAAGCGCCTGCGTGGCCGCAAGGTCGCAGCGATCGTCTGCGGCACGATTATCGATCCGCCCACCTATCTGGCGCTTCTTGAACGCGGCACCGCTGCCCTGGCATCGGCGGTCAGTAAGTGA
- a CDS encoding valine--pyruvate transaminase: MKLSRFGERFCRETGIVQLMDDIGTAIHEMPDAIMMGGGNPSRIAGVEATIARHLQAIAADGDALYSALGTYQPPQGDPQFLGELAAYLRKRCGWRVNARNLALLNGSQSVFFILFNMFAGSTAGEGKRRVCLPLVPEYIGYTDAGLEDSQFVAIKPRIELQDEMQFKYRVEFAELRQLTDVGTLCLSRPTNPTGNVHSEQEIEQLDAIARDQGVPLIIDGAYGLPFPGIVFTDARAYWNDNIILVLSLSKLGLPGARTGIVVANEDIATAVQRANAIISLATGNIGPALGQRLLASGELDSLCRDAVRPFYASRLQFALEQLRKNCEGLPLRIHKPEGGIFLWLWFEGLPGGSAELYRRLRKRGVLVIPGGNFFPGLDAAVDWPHRHECIRMTYGQDREVLARGVEIIASEVRHIYAA, from the coding sequence ATGAAACTATCGCGCTTTGGCGAGCGGTTCTGCCGCGAGACCGGCATCGTGCAGTTGATGGATGACATCGGCACCGCTATCCACGAAATGCCCGATGCCATCATGATGGGAGGCGGCAATCCAAGCCGCATTGCCGGCGTCGAGGCGACCATTGCCCGTCATCTGCAGGCGATTGCAGCCGATGGCGATGCCCTGTATTCGGCCCTCGGCACCTACCAGCCACCGCAGGGTGACCCGCAATTCCTGGGCGAACTCGCTGCCTATCTTCGCAAGCGATGCGGCTGGCGCGTCAATGCACGCAATCTCGCGCTGTTGAATGGCAGCCAGAGCGTGTTTTTCATCCTGTTCAACATGTTCGCCGGTTCCACGGCGGGCGAGGGCAAACGGCGCGTCTGCCTGCCGCTCGTGCCCGAGTACATCGGCTACACGGACGCTGGGCTCGAAGACTCGCAGTTCGTGGCGATCAAGCCGCGTATCGAATTGCAGGATGAAATGCAATTCAAATATCGTGTCGAATTCGCCGAACTCAGGCAGCTCACCGACGTGGGCACGCTATGCCTGTCGCGACCGACCAATCCGACGGGCAATGTGCATAGCGAGCAGGAAATCGAGCAGCTCGACGCCATCGCACGGGATCAGGGTGTGCCATTGATCATCGACGGCGCCTATGGCTTGCCATTTCCGGGGATCGTGTTCACCGACGCGCGCGCCTACTGGAACGACAACATCATCCTGGTGTTGAGCTTGTCGAAGCTCGGCCTGCCGGGTGCCCGCACCGGCATCGTCGTCGCGAACGAGGACATTGCGACGGCAGTGCAGAGGGCGAATGCAATTATCTCACTCGCTACCGGCAATATCGGCCCGGCGCTCGGCCAGCGTCTGCTCGCGAGCGGCGAACTGGACAGCTTGTGCCGCGATGCGGTGCGGCCTTTTTACGCATCGCGCCTGCAGTTTGCACTCGAGCAGTTGCGGAAGAACTGCGAGGGTTTGCCGCTGCGAATCCACAAGCCGGAGGGCGGAATTTTCCTCTGGCTCTGGTTCGAAGGGCTGCCGGGCGGCAGCGCCGAACTGTACCGTCGCCTGCGCAAGCGCGGTGTGCTGGTGATCCCCGGCGGCAATTTTTTCCCCGGGCTTGATGCCGCCGTCGATTGGCCGCACCGTCACGAATGTATCCGGATGACCTACGGGCAGGACCGCGAGGTTCTTGCCCGCGGCGTCGAGATAATCGCCAGTGAAGTGCGCCACATCTACGCTGCCTGA
- a CDS encoding thioesterase family protein: protein MPAFQREISVRFGHCDPAGWVFYPRYFEMLANFVEDWLEYGLEASAPGLMHHQGIFTPTVHLSVDFFAPNNYGDRLTFTLWVARIGRSSVELDVEGTLQTSPRMRMRHVLVFIDRETRKSKPIPRQIVKRMRDFLRPPRSGPAAKRRRPPRVRPARTGT, encoded by the coding sequence ATGCCGGCATTCCAGCGAGAGATTTCCGTCCGCTTTGGCCACTGCGATCCGGCCGGCTGGGTGTTCTATCCGCGCTATTTCGAGATGCTCGCCAATTTCGTCGAGGACTGGCTCGAATACGGGCTCGAGGCCAGTGCTCCCGGCCTGATGCATCACCAGGGGATTTTCACGCCCACGGTCCATCTGTCCGTCGATTTCTTCGCACCGAACAACTATGGCGACCGGCTCACTTTCACGCTGTGGGTTGCGCGAATCGGGCGCAGCTCCGTCGAGCTCGATGTCGAGGGTACGCTGCAAACCAGTCCGCGAATGCGCATGCGCCACGTCCTGGTGTTCATCGACCGTGAAACTCGCAAGAGCAAGCCGATTCCGAGGCAAATCGTGAAGCGCATGCGTGACTTCCTCCGCCCGCCGCGCAGCGGCCCGGCCGCGAAGCGCCGCCGCCCGCCACGCGTTCGCCCTGCGCGAACCGGCACCTAA
- a CDS encoding DUF4440 domain-containing protein codes for MMMPTIGNRPLCALLAVVLAACAPRGGQGVDDAFRSEFAAKVQRDYIDPFKAQDVDRWLAVFADDAVGLHDTLPPLEGKDALRMFANAVREHFRIDSMDVTVDEVRRSGQWAYTRGRYQTRMSSRDGTPPPSGGRGSGKYFLLWAEQPDGQWRVILDMGSRGPAVQVEDAVALGRSTYDEVCAVCHETGAGGAPARGDTQAWGIRFRKGEDIVYANAINGYQGALTVMPPKGGRFDLADDAVRAAVDYMAGRNAPAGTAH; via the coding sequence ATGATGATGCCAACCATCGGCAACCGGCCGCTTTGCGCGTTGCTAGCGGTCGTACTTGCGGCCTGTGCACCGCGCGGCGGACAAGGCGTGGATGACGCCTTTCGAAGCGAATTCGCTGCCAAGGTCCAGCGCGACTACATCGATCCTTTCAAAGCCCAGGATGTCGATCGCTGGCTCGCGGTCTTCGCGGACGATGCGGTCGGATTGCACGATACGCTGCCGCCACTTGAAGGCAAGGATGCGCTGCGCATGTTTGCCAATGCCGTACGCGAGCACTTCCGCATCGACAGCATGGATGTAACGGTCGACGAAGTGCGCCGCAGTGGGCAGTGGGCCTATACCCGGGGCCGCTACCAGACGCGCATGTCTTCGCGAGATGGCACGCCGCCGCCGAGCGGTGGACGGGGTTCGGGCAAGTACTTCCTGCTCTGGGCGGAGCAGCCGGATGGTCAGTGGCGTGTGATCCTCGACATGGGAAGCCGTGGCCCCGCAGTGCAGGTCGAGGATGCTGTCGCACTTGGACGCAGTACCTATGACGAGGTTTGCGCGGTCTGCCATGAGACGGGAGCAGGTGGTGCGCCGGCGCGCGGCGACACGCAGGCGTGGGGAATTCGTTTTCGCAAAGGCGAGGACATTGTCTACGCCAATGCGATCAATGGTTATCAGGGCGCCTTGACCGTGATGCCGCCCAAAGGCGGGCGCTTCGATCTTGCCGACGACGCGGTACGCGCGGCCGTCGACTACATGGCTGGTCGCAATGCGCCGGCAGGCACTGCGCACTGA
- a CDS encoding aldehyde dehydrogenase family protein has product MNETSTTTDGIERSRSAKFALDVRPVIDGQRRNPRSTGEIARINPTNGRAAQKVPDCAAADVEAAVLSARRAFAQWQDVPPAERRRILLEFALRIEADQERLAMCDSQEMGKPVAVARFEVGIAAAFVRYYAELIDKVYGRVPLTAPGTMEIHERLPRGVVAAITPWNFPVINACLKVAPALAAGNCVVLKPSEYSVGSALALAELAVGAGLPPGVFNAVPGAAAAGAALASHTGTDMITFTGSTATGRAVMSAACSVSPRPVHLECGGKCPQIVFADALDGQLDALAGAIVQSAFWNQGQVCMARSRLIVEQSAYEPLLGAVISAARRLQPSDPRDPACQFGPLANLPQYRKSCDAIETATATGARLLLDGREARLFGQGYFLGPTIFADATPDSRLASEEIFGPVLAVFSARDEREALALANDTAYGLAATVWTRDMSRGHRLGRGLRAGWVAVNSRAPAPGEGAGLAHEHEPLGHSGFGAEGGVAGFESYTSLRCTTFTY; this is encoded by the coding sequence ATGAACGAAACGAGCACGACGACAGACGGGATCGAGCGCAGTCGCAGCGCGAAATTTGCGCTCGATGTGCGGCCGGTGATCGACGGCCAACGTCGTAACCCACGATCGACCGGCGAAATTGCGCGCATCAATCCGACCAACGGTCGCGCCGCCCAGAAGGTACCCGATTGCGCGGCGGCCGATGTCGAGGCGGCGGTGCTCTCTGCCAGGCGCGCTTTCGCGCAATGGCAGGATGTGCCACCGGCCGAGCGGCGGCGGATCCTGCTCGAGTTCGCGCTGCGAATCGAGGCGGACCAGGAGCGGCTCGCGATGTGCGACAGCCAGGAGATGGGTAAGCCTGTCGCCGTTGCCCGCTTCGAAGTTGGCATCGCTGCCGCGTTTGTGCGCTATTACGCGGAGCTCATCGACAAAGTCTATGGCCGCGTGCCGCTGACTGCGCCGGGCACGATGGAAATACACGAGCGACTGCCACGCGGTGTGGTCGCCGCAATAACGCCCTGGAATTTTCCCGTCATCAACGCCTGCCTGAAGGTTGCTCCGGCACTCGCCGCCGGCAACTGCGTGGTCTTGAAGCCCTCGGAGTATTCGGTCGGGTCGGCCCTCGCTCTTGCCGAACTCGCAGTCGGGGCAGGTCTTCCGCCCGGTGTATTCAATGCCGTGCCGGGCGCCGCTGCCGCTGGCGCAGCGCTTGCAAGTCACACGGGCACGGACATGATCACTTTCACGGGCTCGACCGCAACCGGCCGTGCGGTCATGAGTGCGGCTTGCAGTGTCTCGCCGCGTCCGGTGCATCTCGAGTGCGGCGGCAAGTGCCCGCAAATCGTTTTCGCCGATGCACTGGATGGTCAACTGGATGCGCTGGCCGGCGCGATCGTGCAGAGCGCATTCTGGAATCAGGGCCAGGTGTGCATGGCGCGATCACGATTGATCGTCGAGCAATCGGCCTACGAGCCATTGCTCGGCGCAGTCATTTCGGCCGCGCGCCGATTGCAACCGTCAGACCCTCGCGATCCGGCCTGCCAGTTCGGTCCACTCGCTAACTTGCCGCAATACCGCAAATCCTGCGATGCCATCGAGACGGCGACAGCAACCGGCGCCCGCCTTTTGCTCGACGGCCGCGAGGCCCGGCTTTTCGGACAGGGGTATTTTCTCGGCCCTACGATATTCGCCGACGCTACACCGGATTCGCGCCTCGCGAGCGAGGAGATATTCGGCCCTGTGCTCGCGGTGTTCAGCGCGCGCGATGAGCGCGAAGCGCTTGCACTCGCAAACGATACTGCCTACGGACTGGCGGCCACGGTCTGGACCCGCGACATGTCGCGGGGGCATCGCCTCGGCCGCGGGTTGCGCGCCGGGTGGGTGGCGGTCAATTCACGTGCACCTGCACCCGGGGAAGGCGCGGGTCTGGCGCACGAGCATGAACCGCTTGGTCATTCGGGTTTTGGTGCCGAAGGCGGCGTGGCAGGTTTCGAGTCCTACACCAGCCTGCGTTGCACGACATTCACTTACTGA
- a CDS encoding ornithine cyclodeaminase family protein, whose protein sequence is MTDTAVAVRVIAAPLLRQLLPIERCVEVVAQAMVATSRRKVQLPLRQGMPLPGSSNVLGMMPGYLGDPRCFGIKLVSLFPGNTARGLSSHLGVYLLYDADTGVPVAMMNAGILTAIRTAAASVVATRALARSDAHNLTIVGTGEQAATHLRAFGHWPGLRRIDIWGRDMRRAAALVRDQAADAGCELRAVGTLEESIRDADIVLTVTSAKEPLLQGRWLSPGTHLCLVGSSVPEAREVDDELVARSRYYVDYRPSTLAQAGEFLHARGAGEIGDDHIVAEIGEVLDGSRPGREHAQEITVYKSLGIAAQDLAAAWHVYREAERLNLGQLAQI, encoded by the coding sequence GTGACTGACACAGCCGTCGCAGTGCGGGTAATTGCGGCGCCGCTGTTGCGGCAGCTCCTGCCTATCGAGCGCTGCGTTGAAGTCGTTGCCCAGGCCATGGTTGCGACCAGTCGCCGGAAGGTGCAGCTGCCACTGCGCCAGGGCATGCCGCTGCCCGGGAGCAGCAATGTGCTCGGCATGATGCCCGGATACCTTGGCGACCCGCGCTGTTTCGGAATCAAACTGGTCAGCCTGTTCCCGGGCAACACGGCGCGCGGTCTGTCATCGCACCTCGGCGTTTATCTTCTATACGATGCCGATACCGGCGTTCCGGTTGCAATGATGAACGCAGGCATACTGACTGCCATCCGCACGGCTGCCGCAAGTGTCGTCGCAACTCGCGCACTAGCACGCAGCGACGCGCACAATCTGACGATCGTCGGCACAGGCGAGCAGGCCGCAACGCACTTGCGGGCCTTCGGCCATTGGCCCGGGCTTCGACGCATCGACATCTGGGGACGCGACATGCGCCGAGCGGCAGCGCTCGTCCGCGACCAGGCCGCCGACGCAGGTTGCGAGCTGCGAGCGGTTGGGACGCTCGAGGAGAGCATCCGCGATGCAGATATCGTCCTCACCGTAACCTCGGCGAAGGAACCGTTGCTGCAGGGTCGCTGGCTGTCCCCTGGTACCCACCTTTGCCTCGTCGGCTCATCCGTGCCCGAAGCCCGCGAGGTCGATGATGAACTGGTCGCGCGCAGTCGCTACTACGTCGACTACCGACCTAGCACACTTGCCCAGGCTGGCGAGTTCCTGCACGCACGCGGGGCAGGCGAGATCGGTGATGATCACATCGTCGCCGAAATCGGCGAAGTCCTCGATGGCAGCCGCCCGGGGCGCGAGCATGCGCAGGAGATCACGGTCTACAAGTCGCTCGGCATCGCCGCACAGGATCTGGCCGCGGCGTGGCATGTATACCGCGAGGCCGAGCGCTTGAACCTCGGACAGCTCGCGCAAATCTAG
- a CDS encoding FAD-binding oxidoreductase has product MRRQALRTEFGMLGALTRRQLLRLIAAGGAALARPAWPQGSDRPRLGGRIVLRNDADYETWRASMVWHWSKPQRFPEAIVQARSVDDVQAAVRYAARNARQVSLRSSGHNGSCVSLRDRAVLIDTSALRRVQMAADGDSAWVGPGTTSRELLDALAKAGRIFPAAHCATVAMGGYVLGGGMGWNGDQFGGMACHNLLGARIVTAEGEKLEVDEQRHPDWMYALRGAGSGMFAAVSELRLRTFAAPAVIGNAMLVYPSAEAPGVVRRLRERALSGPANTEAVMLLLHAPTKGEAMAADRFVCVVQLFAYAADESQARSALQHYTGSSLRRGASMVVDYQSTSIARMYSPQNTELDYGRYAVDNFWSDDPEAAVQVFLARLATVPAPRGHVLYTVKRNTDLQGNACLSRMANDYFACYLVWDHLRDDADNRRWLRETMKKLQPHTTGRYINEIDELAQSERVTDCYSPEAWRRLRELRKRYDPQERFCDYLGLSA; this is encoded by the coding sequence ATGCGCCGGCAGGCACTGCGCACTGAGTTCGGTATGTTGGGCGCGCTGACAAGACGGCAACTGTTGCGCCTTATCGCCGCGGGCGGTGCGGCGCTTGCCCGCCCCGCCTGGCCGCAGGGTTCGGACCGGCCACGGCTCGGTGGCCGCATCGTCCTGCGCAATGATGCGGACTATGAAACCTGGCGTGCCAGCATGGTCTGGCACTGGTCGAAACCGCAGCGCTTTCCAGAGGCGATTGTCCAGGCCCGCTCGGTCGACGATGTACAGGCCGCCGTGCGATACGCGGCGCGCAATGCGCGGCAGGTGAGTTTGCGCAGCAGCGGTCACAATGGCAGTTGCGTATCATTGCGTGATCGTGCCGTTCTGATCGACACCTCGGCGTTGCGCCGGGTGCAGATGGCCGCCGACGGCGACAGCGCATGGGTGGGTCCTGGTACCACTAGCCGCGAATTGCTCGATGCGCTTGCCAAAGCCGGGCGCATTTTCCCGGCCGCGCACTGCGCCACCGTTGCGATGGGCGGCTATGTGCTGGGCGGCGGCATGGGTTGGAATGGTGATCAATTCGGCGGCATGGCATGCCACAATCTGCTTGGCGCACGCATCGTCACCGCCGAAGGCGAGAAGCTCGAAGTCGACGAGCAGCGGCATCCGGACTGGATGTACGCGTTACGCGGCGCGGGCAGCGGCATGTTCGCCGCAGTAAGCGAATTGCGGCTGCGCACGTTCGCTGCACCGGCGGTCATCGGCAACGCCATGCTGGTGTATCCGTCTGCCGAGGCGCCCGGCGTCGTGCGCCGCCTCCGCGAGCGCGCCTTGTCAGGTCCTGCCAACACCGAGGCGGTGATGCTGCTGCTGCATGCGCCGACCAAGGGTGAGGCGATGGCAGCCGATCGATTCGTCTGCGTCGTCCAGCTATTCGCCTATGCGGCCGACGAATCGCAAGCGCGCAGCGCGTTGCAGCACTACACGGGTTCCTCACTTCGTCGTGGTGCGTCGATGGTCGTCGATTATCAATCCACCAGCATAGCGAGGATGTATTCGCCGCAGAATACCGAGCTCGATTATGGTCGCTACGCCGTGGACAACTTCTGGAGCGACGATCCCGAGGCTGCAGTTCAGGTTTTTCTGGCGCGCCTCGCAACCGTACCGGCACCGCGCGGCCATGTGCTTTATACCGTCAAGCGCAATACCGACCTCCAGGGAAATGCCTGTCTGTCGCGCATGGCCAATGATTATTTCGCCTGCTATCTGGTCTGGGACCATCTGCGTGACGATGCCGACAACCGCCGTTGGTTGCGCGAGACCATGAAAAAACTGCAGCCGCACACGACCGGGCGCTACATCAACGAAATCGACGAACTGGCGCAATCTGAGCGCGTCACCGATTGTTACTCACCCGAAGCCTGGCGACGCTTGCGCGAACTACGCAAGCGCTACGATCCGCAAGAGCGCTTCTGCGATTACCTGGGGCTTTCGGCTTGA
- a CDS encoding MFS transporter: MAANPTSLRSLLAYSGPAIPLAILAMQIIIYVPPLYAEHLHLDIASVGLVFFLARAWDALVDPMLGYLSDRTRSRWGRRKPWMLAAPLLACALYAFCQPPAGVGLGYLGFWAFAFYSLLGAVLIPYQSWGAELSRDYAVRTRIASYREGGTILGVVLATAIPLLYFGGERPAIDQLLAVLIALIVPLLLLSTAIALLVTPQGSYTETSDHGLAAALRALQRNKPLQRLLVGIFFFWLGGSVYNACVIFVVNHVLRLALTDFLWFVLAQYAVSMLMLPLMVKLANRFGRHRVLTIGAMGWFAMHPFMLLVPPGSFAGAMTIYVIAGVFTGVIWVLPPALIQDTVEYGMLKGGGDDAALYMALYNFAFKAALAVGAVVALPLLGALGFEPSAPGAGLEGLKFTGLILPGLIGLAGAALLFNYPITAARHDAIRRRLAQRARHGGRPRDAAATG, from the coding sequence ATGGCGGCGAACCCCACCAGTCTGCGCTCACTGCTCGCGTATTCCGGCCCGGCTATTCCGCTGGCCATCCTGGCGATGCAGATCATCATCTACGTGCCACCGCTCTATGCGGAGCACTTGCACCTCGACATTGCCTCCGTGGGTCTGGTCTTTTTTCTGGCACGCGCCTGGGATGCCCTGGTCGATCCCATGCTTGGCTACCTGTCGGACCGGACCCGCAGCCGCTGGGGCCGGCGCAAACCCTGGATGCTTGCGGCGCCGTTGCTTGCCTGTGCGCTCTATGCATTCTGCCAGCCACCGGCAGGCGTCGGCCTCGGATATCTTGGCTTCTGGGCGTTCGCTTTTTATTCGCTCTTGGGCGCAGTGCTGATCCCCTACCAGTCCTGGGGCGCCGAACTGTCACGCGACTACGCGGTACGCACGCGTATTGCGAGCTATCGCGAGGGCGGTACGATTCTCGGCGTGGTTCTGGCCACGGCCATACCCCTGCTCTATTTTGGCGGCGAGCGGCCAGCGATCGATCAATTGCTTGCCGTGCTGATTGCATTGATCGTCCCCCTGCTGTTGCTGAGCACGGCAATCGCGTTGTTGGTCACGCCACAGGGCAGCTACACCGAGACCAGCGACCACGGTCTGGCCGCAGCACTGCGCGCACTGCAACGGAACAAACCGCTACAGCGCCTGCTCGTTGGGATCTTCTTCTTCTGGCTCGGCGGCAGCGTGTACAACGCCTGCGTGATATTCGTGGTCAACCATGTCCTGCGTCTTGCACTAACGGATTTTCTCTGGTTCGTATTGGCTCAATATGCCGTCAGCATGCTGATGTTGCCGCTGATGGTGAAGCTCGCCAATCGTTTCGGTCGCCATCGCGTATTGACGATCGGTGCAATGGGGTGGTTCGCCATGCACCCTTTCATGCTGCTCGTACCGCCCGGCAGTTTCGCGGGTGCGATGACCATCTACGTCATCGCCGGAGTCTTCACGGGCGTGATCTGGGTGCTTCCGCCAGCACTGATCCAGGATACGGTCGAATATGGCATGCTCAAGGGCGGTGGCGACGACGCCGCCTTGTACATGGCGTTATACAACTTCGCGTTCAAAGCCGCGCTGGCGGTAGGCGCCGTCGTTGCACTGCCCTTGCTGGGCGCGCTCGGATTCGAGCCTTCGGCGCCCGGCGCCGGTCTCGAGGGCCTGAAATTCACGGGACTCATCCTGCCGGGCCTGATCGGTCTCGCAGGTGCAGCGTTGCTGTTCAATTATCCAATCACCGCAGCTCGCCACGATGCAATACGGCGTCGACTGGCGCAGCGTGCGCGGCACGGCGGCCGGCCCCGCGATGCTGCCGCAACTGGTTGA